TTCCTGCCGGGCTTTTTACACAATAAAGGCGCTTTTTTTAAGGCGGACGTTCCTTGGAAGGATCTTTCCGAAGGCGCGCGCTTTGAGAGAACATCTGATGATCGACTATGATCATGAGCAGGCGCGCAAAGTCGACTGGCTCATAGGCGCCTGTCTGATGGTCAGGCGGGAAGCGATAGAAAAGGTCGGCAAGATGGATGAAAGGTTTTTTCTCTATTTTGAAGATACCGACTGGTGCTACCGGATGAATCAGCACGGATGGGATGTCTATTACATTCCCGATTCGGTGATGACGCACCGGTACGAAAGATCAAGCGCGAGGTCGGTATTTAAAAAGCCTTTTCTCATGCATCTTCTCAGTCTTCTGCGATATTACGAGAAATGGAATAAAATATTCTACTTTTTCAGGCGGCACCGGGGCGCCCTGAAATCAATCATATTCGCCGCGTCCGACCTTGTCGCGGCGAACGCGGGATTCTTCATAGCGTATTATCTGCGTGGTCTGTTCCAGTCCCTGTTTACAAACAGCCTGTATCCTCTCGACTGGTACGCTTTCTTTATCTACTTCTATAATTTTATCTTCTTTTTCACATTCCTCTTCGGCGGTCTCTACCAGATCAGGAGGGAGACCGGGGCGGCCCTGGAGTTCTCGAGAGTCGCCAGGTCGGTCTTCGCCTCTTTCGCGATCCTGCTGGGAGCGACATATCTTACCCGGATAAGGATATATTCCCGGGCTGTCCTTGGAGGACAGGCGCTGTTGAGCCTTATTCTCGTCTTTGGTTTCAGGAGGATCATCCGGCTTGTTCACAACCAGCTTGTCAGAGCCTCTTTTGACCTTAAAAGGGTCATCCTGGCAGGTGACGAGGATGAGGTAGAACGGTTCAGGGGACTTGTGCAGGCTGATCCGCATCTGGGAATCGATGTCGTCGGAGATATTTCCGGTGGACCGGGATCTATCGGAAAGATGGAAGATCTCGAGAGTATAATCGACAGGTTCAAGATACAGGAGGTGCTGATACTTCCATCGTATGTCGAGAGGGGCCTGATCTTTCCGTTCCTTTGCATTCATGGTACGCGGATGCTTGAGATAAGAATAGTGTCACCGGTCGCCAGATTCATGGGCAGGGAGGTCAGGGTCCAGAAGATCGGTGATAGTTATATGTTTTCCATCGAAAGAGGGACCCAGTTTCTACTTCTGAGATTATTGCAGCGTTTGTCCGATATCGTCACTGGCGCTGTTTTTCTCCCCCTGTCGGCAGTCTGTCTCTTTTTTTTCAGGATATCCGGAACGGCAGGTCGAAAAGCGTCGGTCTTTTCGGAAAAAAGGACAGGGTACAGGGAAAAGACAATAGACTGGCCGAGAATCATGACTCGATCAGGCAGGGAGGGATCGGACATGATCAAACCGGCACTCTGGGCCGATCTGCTGTTCGGGAGACTGGCTCTCGTGGGACCGCCACCTTCACCGGTATCTGATGACGGTGGTCACGCCGGCCCTGACGGAGGAATGAGGCCGGGGATAAGCGGAAGATGGAGGATCTCTCCCGAAGCTGACTGGAAAAAATCTTTCGAAAACGAGGTAATCGAAACTAGGACACGTTCAATCACTGATTATCTGGAGATACTTTTCAGGTCTGTCGGCATGTTTTTTTCAGGCAGATATCCGGAATGGTATTTTAACAAGGGGGATAACCCGTGAGACGGCTCTGTTCATTTTTCATCCTGATGTCGATACTGTCCACCGGCCAGGCAACGGCAGATCCAGGGGACTGGAATCTATTTCTCGATGCCAGCGCCGTAAACAGGATCACCTGTCTCGGCGACAGTCTCTGGTGCGGAACCAACGGAGGAATCCTGCTTTTCGACCTCACTGATTCGACTATGACACAGTTCTATTCCGGGCTGGGATTGAGATCGAATGAGGTGTCGGCTGTCGCGCTTGATCCAGAAGGCGTCCTCTGGGCGGCATTCAGGGGGGAGGGCCTGGTAAGGATCGAAAATATAGCGACAAACCCGGTAGTGAGCCATTACAACGAAAAATCGACACTCATCCTCAGCGACAGTATCAATTGCCTTCTCTCTGTCGATGAGGATGTATATTACGGCTCTGACAATGGAATAGCCAAATTTTTCGACAAGAGCCATTCCCTGGAACCGAATCTGTCCGATAACCTTGCTGGAAAAAGGATAAACGACCTGCTTCTTGACGATGAAAACCGGTTGTGGGTCGCTCATGAAGATGGCGTGGCAAGCTTTGGCCGCGACACGTTCATTTTTACTGACTATCCCATAGGCACAGCGTTTTCGATCACTTTGCATGAAGGGATGATATATGCCGCAACCTCGACAGGGATAGCGAGATTGAACGGCGAGTCATGGGAGCAGTACGGGACGACTTTTCATAATGGTCTTCTCCCGGTAAGTATAGCTTCAGGTGGAGGCGAGATATACGCGGCGACCGAGGAGAGAGCGTACAGGCATAACGGGTCATACTGGGAGAGTATCGCCACCGCGCAGATGAAGGCTATGTTTCTCGACAATTACAGGATCGGTCAGTATCATCTCCGCTCTGTCGCGGTCGACGGGAGAGGTGACCCCTGGATCGGGGGAAGACTCCCGAGCGGTTCGTCGAGGGGAAGTTATATCTCCGGATTCAATGGCGAAGAATGGGTCAACAGAGCCCTGCCGACATTGAGTCAGAATGACGTCATTGCTATCGGAATCGCCCCCGGAGGAGCGGTATGGTCGAGCACTCTCTACGGGATCAACTACAGATCCGGTACCGGTGACTGGATCAGGTATTCAAAGATAAGATCGGACACGGGAAATGATGACGCTCTTTCATATTTTGCCTACAACCTGGCGCTGCTTCATGATTCCGGTAATATCCTGTGGTGCAATTCTCTCAATTACGACCTCGATATGATCGACCTGGGAAATATCTTCGATAAGGATGATGATATCTGGCGGCATTTCGCGATAGAGGATGGCAATACGATCACGACTGACAGGTTTGTAAAGGCAAAGGAAGACCCGGCCGGGAACAGGTGGTTTCTTTCCGATGACGATTATTACGAATCGAGCGGGATATGGGGAATAAATATCACCGACCAGTCAGCGGATCAGTGGTTCGCCGTAAATCCCCTTCTCAATCCTTCGATGAAAGGCGGCAATATCTTCGACTGCGTCTTCGATCAATTCGGAGTATATCTGGCCATAAAGGGATTTGGAGTCCAGTACTGGAGAACGGGCGGGTTCAGCTGGAGTACACTTACTTCGGAGACCGGTGATATATGGCTCACGCTGATGGATGAATCGAACCTTGTCAGTACGGAGATAGAAGCTATAGAGGTTGGAAGCGACGGAACGGTATGGGTCGGGACGGGAGGCGGCCTGGTCAGGTATCGCCAGGGTGAAATAGAGGTGTATACTGAAAAGGGAGAAGAGACCAATTACGGATTGATCGGACTTTCCGTGAGCGATCTCGAATTCGACAGTTTCGGAAATCTCTGGGTCGCGACAGACAAGGGACTGAACAGGATCGATGCCGACGGGATCATAGACGCGGCGTTTACTACCGCTACTTTCTGGGAGAACAATATACAGGCATTCTATTCAGAGTCGGTCATATCACCCCTTCCGAGTCATGTATGCCAGGTGCTGGCGTGTGATGCCGATGAGGATCTTCTCTGGATAGGGACCGACAGGGGCCTTGCATCTTTCGACGTGAGGCCACTGGTACAGGTTTCGATCCCACTGTCTCGCGCTATACTCTACCCCAACCCGATACATATCGGCCGGGGTGATTCATCCCTTAAGATCTCACGCATCTCGGGAATCGTCGATATAAGCGTCTATAATCTGGAAGGAGAACTGGTGCATGAGATAGAGGGTGTCGCCGAGGGAGAGGATGCCTGGGATCTGCTTACGATAAACGGGTTCACTGCCCAATCCGGGATCTATATAGTAAGAATATCCGGAAGTTCCGGCATAGAGACAAGAAAGGTTGCGATTATCAGGTGAGAAGCTCGAGCAATAAGAAAATACTGGTAGTAGGGGCTGGCGAAGCCGGCCGGATGGTCCTGGGAGAGATAGAAGGACACCCGGAGATCGAATCATCGGTGATCGGATTTCTTGATGACGACGATGAACTGGCGGGAAAAACGGTGCGATCCGTTCCCGTTCTAGGTACGACTGACCGGCTAGAGGAGATCGCCGCTTCGATGGATATCGATGAGGTCATCATCTCGGTGCCGACTGCTCCGGGACGATTCGTGCGGGAGATGATAAGGCGGTGCCGCAGGGCGGGAGTCGTCTACAGGATAGTACCCGGTGTGATGGAGATAATAAAGGGAGATGTCCACATCGACCAGATCAGGGATGTGCGCGTCGAAGATCTGCTTGGACGCGAAACGGTCAGTTTTGACCTGGAGTCGGCAAGATTGGAACTTTCCGGCAGGAAGATCCTGGTCACGGGGGCGGGAGGTTCGATCGGTAGCGAGCTTTGCAGGCAGCTCGCAAGAGTCGGACCGGAAGAACTGATCATACTCGGAAGGGGCGAAAACAGGATATTCATGATAGAGGAGGAGCTCAGGTCCTCTTTTCCCGGTTTGAGGATATCTACTGTCATCTGTAACCTCACCGATATGGCAAAGATAAAAAGGATGATGAAGGAGATCGCTCCCGGTATCGTATATCATGCGGCGGCCCACAAGCATGTCCATTACATGGAAAGGGACCCTTCAGAGGCGGTCATAAACAACGTCGCCGGAAGCATAAATGTAATCAGAGCCGCTGAAGAGTGTGGAGTCGAACGTTTCGTGTTCATATCGACCGATAAGGCGGCGGATCCCGATGGAGTGATGGGAGCGACAAAGAGAATAGTAGAGCTTTACCTCGGGTCTTACAGCGATCACAGCAGGTGCAGGTATATCACTGTGAGATTCGGAAACGTGATAGGGAGCGCCGGAAGTGTTGTTCCTCTTTTTCTCAGGCAGATCGGATGGGGAGGTCCGGTAACGGTAAGTGACGCCCAGGCGACAAGGTTTTTCATGACGGTAAAAGAAGCTGCTTTTCTTGTCATAAGGTCATCGCTCATCGGCAACGGAAAAGAGACATTTATCCTCGATATGGGAGAGCCTCTGAATATCTATGAGATGGCGAAAGATATAATAATGTTGACCGGTCATGAACCGGAGACCGAGATCCCGATCAGGATGTCAGGCTTGCGTGACGGGGAAAAACTCCATGAAGTCCTCGTAAGTAAAAATGAACAGCTTAAGCCTTCCGGTGAGGACAAGATCCTCATTGCCAGTTCAATTGAGAGACCTCCAGAGGGCCTGGAACGTATGATATCGGAGATGATCGAGGCCGCGGGAAAAGGGGACGATGGCGCAGTGCTTGGATTGATGTCGAGTATCATTCCCGGATTCGACCGCGGGGACTGACGGTCAGATGACAGAACGAGGCCGTGGTGAATATTGAGATCGAATATGATATCGACAAGGAAGAGATAAGCGAATTCATCGGATCATGCCGGGGTGCGACCTATTTTCATTCCCCTTCCTGGATGAATATCCTGGTCCGCGCTTTTCCGCGTTTCAGGGGAGGATGGATAACGGCACGTGACGGGAAGTCGCTACGCGGCGTCATGCCTTTTATAAGGATAGACAGGGGAGCGGTATTCTCGATATGGTCGATGCCGTTCGGCACCTACGGAACGCCTCTTTGCGAGCGGGAGAGCGTCAGGCTGGCTCTCGTCGACAGGTTTTCACAGATAGCCGGATCGTCACGCTGCGCGGAGGCTGTGGCATCTCTTTTCGAGATCGACGGCGGCGACGGGAGTATGATCGGAAAGGCCGTGGTGGACAGGAACGAATGCAGCCTGATAATGCTCGATGGTGATTTCACCGAGTACAGGTCGAAGAGGCTCAGCAGGAAAAAAAGGCAGATATGCAACGGATGCGAGAAGGATGGAGTAGAGATCAGGCTGATTGAAAAAGACGAAGACCTGTCGATTTTCTATGACATATATTTTTCGGGGTCGACGGGGTGGGGAGGCGTCCACCCCTATCCCAGGGAGTTTTTCAGGGAGCTTTTTAAAAGAAGGGATGAAGGGATCCTTTTCTGGGGAGCGTTCGTCGAAGGACGGATGCTTGGAGGACATATCGATATTTATTATAAATCGATGGCGCAGGCATGGCAGGCCGGGATCTCGGACGAGTCCCATTCGGCCGGGATCGCCTGCTACCTCGTGTACAGGGCAGTAGAAGAGGCTTATAAAAGGGAAGTAAAGGTCTTCAATCTCGGAAGCAGCTGCGGGGACAGCGGGATGCTGTTCTTTAAAAGATCGATGGGAGGGATCGAACACATTTATCCCGAACTGAGAATTCGAAAGAAATGGTGGAAATGGCTCACGAGGAAATGAGGAAAGGGAGATCGAAGATCGCTGGGAATTCCATCTCCCTGGCCGTGTCCGGAGCCGGTGGGATGTTGTTCACCCTCGTTCAACTCAGCATTCTCAGCAGGACGCTTGAGGGAGATCTTTTCGGCGCATTCGTCGTTCTTAAAGGCTTTTCCCTTTTTCTCGCCACAATCATCCTTATCGGTCTTCCCCAGGTGATAATCAGATTCTTTCCCTCGTACCAGAACCGGGGAGAGAACGGCAAAGCGCTGAGACTTTTCGTAGTATCATCGATCGTCGTTCTTGTCCTTGGTTCCTCGATCTATTTATCCATAGGACGATTGAAGGCTCTCCTGCCGGACGCGCAGAGCGTTTTCTCGACCGACGAGATACTCTACTGGATGGTGATCTCCTCCATTACCGTGGCATTGAAATTGATACTGTACGGAGGATTCAACGGATTGCGGGAGATGCGCACGCAGATGTACTTCGAGATATCTTATCTCGCCGTGCTTACCGCTCTGATCGTGTTTTTCCAGGATTCCCTTTCCCTCACCGCGCTTTTCAGGATGATATCGTTGCTGAATGGAATTGTCTACGTGGCAGGAGCGCCGGTCCTGTTAAATATGATCGGCAGGATGAATGCTTCCACCGGGACAGGGGATGCCGCGCGAGTCGTCCAGCCGGTTTTTTTATCTTATATGGGTTATTCGCTCGTACTCAGTTTTGTGGCGTTGGCCTTTACTGATTTCGACAGGTTTGTGATGTCATCCGTCCTGCCGTTGTCGGCGATTTCGATATTTCACGTCGCGTCGAGGATTAACAGCCTGATAAAAAGATTTCTCGGATTTCCCGTTATCGCGCTTCAGCCCGAAGTCACCAGGATCTACGAAGAGGGAAGATGGGAACAGCTCCCGGAGAAGATCACATTGTTCACGAAGACTACGGTGATAGCCGCTTTCTTTTTTTCCGTCCT
Above is a window of Candidatus Krumholzibacteriota bacterium DNA encoding:
- a CDS encoding glycosyltransferase, which codes for MDLSIIIITHNSLVPVEKCLESLEACPPSGSYETIVIDNASSDGCADMIEESFPRCMVIRNEENRGYSRGVNQGIDLSISELILILNPDIEVRDGSIDRLARFMNDNRSAGMAGSKLLYPDGRLQYSCRAFYTIKALFLRRTFLGRIFPKARALREHLMIDYDHEQARKVDWLIGACLMVRREAIEKVGKMDERFFLYFEDTDWCYRMNQHGWDVYYIPDSVMTHRYERSSARSVFKKPFLMHLLSLLRYYEKWNKIFYFFRRHRGALKSIIFAASDLVAANAGFFIAYYLRGLFQSLFTNSLYPLDWYAFFIYFYNFIFFFTFLFGGLYQIRRETGAALEFSRVARSVFASFAILLGATYLTRIRIYSRAVLGGQALLSLILVFGFRRIIRLVHNQLVRASFDLKRVILAGDEDEVERFRGLVQADPHLGIDVVGDISGGPGSIGKMEDLESIIDRFKIQEVLILPSYVERGLIFPFLCIHGTRMLEIRIVSPVARFMGREVRVQKIGDSYMFSIERGTQFLLLRLLQRLSDIVTGAVFLPLSAVCLFFFRISGTAGRKASVFSEKRTGYREKTIDWPRIMTRSGREGSDMIKPALWADLLFGRLALVGPPPSPVSDDGGHAGPDGGMRPGISGRWRISPEADWKKSFENEVIETRTRSITDYLEILFRSVGMFFSGRYPEWYFNKGDNP
- a CDS encoding T9SS type A sorting domain-containing protein, whose translation is MRRLCSFFILMSILSTGQATADPGDWNLFLDASAVNRITCLGDSLWCGTNGGILLFDLTDSTMTQFYSGLGLRSNEVSAVALDPEGVLWAAFRGEGLVRIENIATNPVVSHYNEKSTLILSDSINCLLSVDEDVYYGSDNGIAKFFDKSHSLEPNLSDNLAGKRINDLLLDDENRLWVAHEDGVASFGRDTFIFTDYPIGTAFSITLHEGMIYAATSTGIARLNGESWEQYGTTFHNGLLPVSIASGGGEIYAATEERAYRHNGSYWESIATAQMKAMFLDNYRIGQYHLRSVAVDGRGDPWIGGRLPSGSSRGSYISGFNGEEWVNRALPTLSQNDVIAIGIAPGGAVWSSTLYGINYRSGTGDWIRYSKIRSDTGNDDALSYFAYNLALLHDSGNILWCNSLNYDLDMIDLGNIFDKDDDIWRHFAIEDGNTITTDRFVKAKEDPAGNRWFLSDDDYYESSGIWGINITDQSADQWFAVNPLLNPSMKGGNIFDCVFDQFGVYLAIKGFGVQYWRTGGFSWSTLTSETGDIWLTLMDESNLVSTEIEAIEVGSDGTVWVGTGGGLVRYRQGEIEVYTEKGEETNYGLIGLSVSDLEFDSFGNLWVATDKGLNRIDADGIIDAAFTTATFWENNIQAFYSESVISPLPSHVCQVLACDADEDLLWIGTDRGLASFDVRPLVQVSIPLSRAILYPNPIHIGRGDSSLKISRISGIVDISVYNLEGELVHEIEGVAEGEDAWDLLTINGFTAQSGIYIVRISGSSGIETRKVAIIR
- a CDS encoding polysaccharide biosynthesis protein; its protein translation is MRSSSNKKILVVGAGEAGRMVLGEIEGHPEIESSVIGFLDDDDELAGKTVRSVPVLGTTDRLEEIAASMDIDEVIISVPTAPGRFVREMIRRCRRAGVVYRIVPGVMEIIKGDVHIDQIRDVRVEDLLGRETVSFDLESARLELSGRKILVTGAGGSIGSELCRQLARVGPEELIILGRGENRIFMIEEELRSSFPGLRISTVICNLTDMAKIKRMMKEIAPGIVYHAAAHKHVHYMERDPSEAVINNVAGSINVIRAAEECGVERFVFISTDKAADPDGVMGATKRIVELYLGSYSDHSRCRYITVRFGNVIGSAGSVVPLFLRQIGWGGPVTVSDAQATRFFMTVKEAAFLVIRSSLIGNGKETFILDMGEPLNIYEMAKDIIMLTGHEPETEIPIRMSGLRDGEKLHEVLVSKNEQLKPSGEDKILIASSIERPPEGLERMISEMIEAAGKGDDGAVLGLMSSIIPGFDRGD
- a CDS encoding GNAT family N-acetyltransferase, encoding MNIEIEYDIDKEEISEFIGSCRGATYFHSPSWMNILVRAFPRFRGGWITARDGKSLRGVMPFIRIDRGAVFSIWSMPFGTYGTPLCERESVRLALVDRFSQIAGSSRCAEAVASLFEIDGGDGSMIGKAVVDRNECSLIMLDGDFTEYRSKRLSRKKRQICNGCEKDGVEIRLIEKDEDLSIFYDIYFSGSTGWGGVHPYPREFFRELFKRRDEGILFWGAFVEGRMLGGHIDIYYKSMAQAWQAGISDESHSAGIACYLVYRAVEEAYKREVKVFNLGSSCGDSGMLFFKRSMGGIEHIYPELRIRKKWWKWLTRK
- a CDS encoding lipopolysaccharide biosynthesis protein, translated to MAHEEMRKGRSKIAGNSISLAVSGAGGMLFTLVQLSILSRTLEGDLFGAFVVLKGFSLFLATIILIGLPQVIIRFFPSYQNRGENGKALRLFVVSSIVVLVLGSSIYLSIGRLKALLPDAQSVFSTDEILYWMVISSITVALKLILYGGFNGLREMRTQMYFEISYLAVLTALIVFFQDSLSLTALFRMISLLNGIVYVAGAPVLLNMIGRMNASTGTGDAARVVQPVFLSYMGYSLVLSFVALAFTDFDRFVMSSVLPLSAISIFHVASRINSLIKRFLGFPVIALQPEVTRIYEEGRWEQLPEKITLFTKTTVIAAFFFSVLAALAGNDVILLLSGKKYEAAYPVMLVLLAGVPIAAFIAPVLTTMRGLNHIKWAALCDFLWMAVYFGSFFIFVTIWGVTGMAIAQVLASIVQMAAAVALSKKEGFYGGLGKNTVKAIIFILLLAIPLIMVTRYLGIYAVISAMVFSPLILRILLVKLRIFESAEIAVLKGMIPQRAGQRFMVWLIDPEA